From the Oleiharenicola lentus genome, one window contains:
- the thrC gene encoding threonine synthase, producing the protein MKYVSTRGLTDPVSFNEAVAIGLAPDGGLFLPESLPDISPRLPAWKNLSYAELCTEFLSIFATDIPADVLEQIVHRSYGTFTHPDIAPLRKIDPKLYVLELFHGPTLAFKDFALQFLGNLYGWQCAQKNRSINVLGATSGDTGAAAIHGLLGKPLTAIFILYPEGRVSPLQERQMTCTGAANVHAIAIDGSFDDAQRVLKDIFANKSFATQHNLSAVNSINIARVLAQSVYYLYAWLRLPEADREKVEFVVPTGNFGNVFAGWLLQQMGVPILGFKVATNRNDILHRLFTTAEYRSGEVHPSLAPSMDIQVASNFERFLYYALDESPTRVNAVLAQIKATGSYRFDLLNKSVFSSSAASDEDIAALIKRVYERYRYIVDPHTACAFKDLNPQRVSVVLSTAHPAKFPAAIHAAIGQEPTAPALDELKSRPIVKHRLPADAEAIKAFITQRAV; encoded by the coding sequence ATGAAATACGTCTCCACCCGCGGCCTGACCGATCCCGTTTCCTTCAACGAAGCGGTGGCCATCGGGCTCGCCCCGGATGGCGGGTTGTTTCTGCCGGAAAGCCTGCCCGACATCAGCCCGCGGCTGCCGGCCTGGAAGAACCTCAGCTACGCCGAGCTTTGCACGGAGTTCCTGTCGATCTTTGCGACCGACATCCCGGCGGACGTGCTGGAGCAGATCGTGCACCGTTCCTACGGCACGTTCACGCATCCCGACATCGCGCCGCTGCGCAAGATCGACCCTAAACTCTACGTGCTGGAGCTGTTCCACGGACCGACGCTCGCGTTCAAGGACTTTGCCCTGCAGTTTCTCGGCAACCTCTACGGCTGGCAGTGCGCGCAGAAAAATCGCAGCATCAACGTGCTCGGCGCCACCTCGGGCGACACCGGCGCCGCCGCCATCCACGGCCTGCTCGGCAAGCCGCTCACCGCGATCTTCATTCTCTATCCCGAGGGCCGCGTGTCGCCGCTCCAGGAGCGGCAGATGACCTGCACCGGCGCGGCCAACGTCCACGCGATCGCCATCGACGGCAGCTTCGACGACGCGCAGCGCGTGCTGAAGGACATCTTCGCCAACAAGAGCTTCGCCACGCAGCACAACCTCTCGGCGGTGAACTCGATCAACATTGCCCGCGTGCTGGCACAGTCGGTTTATTACCTCTACGCGTGGCTGCGGCTGCCCGAGGCCGACCGCGAGAAGGTAGAGTTTGTCGTGCCCACGGGCAACTTCGGCAACGTCTTTGCCGGCTGGCTGCTCCAGCAGATGGGCGTGCCCATCCTTGGCTTCAAGGTGGCCACGAACCGGAACGACATCCTGCACCGGCTGTTCACCACGGCCGAGTATCGCAGCGGCGAGGTGCATCCGAGTCTCGCTCCCTCCATGGACATCCAGGTGGCGTCGAACTTCGAGCGGTTCCTCTACTACGCGCTCGATGAAAGCCCGACCCGCGTCAACGCCGTGCTCGCGCAGATCAAGGCGACCGGTTCCTACCGCTTCGACCTGCTCAACAAGTCGGTGTTCAGCTCCTCCGCCGCCAGCGACGAGGACATCGCGGCGCTGATCAAGCGCGTGTATGAGCGTTACCGCTACATCGTGGACCCGCACACGGCCTGCGCCTTCAAGGACCTCAACCCGCAGCGCGTGAGCGTGGTGTTGTCCACCGCGCATCCGGCCAAGTTTCCCGCCGCCATCCACGCTGCCATCGGCCAGGAGCCCACGGCTCCGGCGCTGGATGAGCTGAAGTCGCGCCCGATCGTGAAGCACCGCCTGCCCGCCGACGCCGAGGCGATCAAGGCGTTCATCACGCAGCGGGCGGTGTGA
- a CDS encoding aspartate kinase, producing MALIVQKYGGTSVGDIDRIKNVAQRIKKSRDEGHSLVVVVSARSGVTNELIAKAKAITDRPDTREMDMLLAIGEQETIALTAMALHAIGIPAVSYTGAQAGIVTDQVFTKAKIKQIAPKGIMADLKAGKVCIVAGFQGINEHGQITTLGRGGSDLTAIALAAACKADKCEIYTDVDGVYTTDPRIVKEAKKIQEISYDEMLELASLGSKVMQSRSVEFAKKYGVVFEVRSSFNHNPGTIVKEEVASMEKVVVRGVAVDKDQAKVVITGLPDKPSAAATIFTALAEATINVDMIVQNAAHTGVADITFTVQRDEAQNAVRVLPAVLKKLGGGEIKAFDNIAKLSVVGVGMRTHAGVAATLFTALGEKGINLQLISTSEIKITVAVDRAKADEAVRAAHAAFGLEK from the coding sequence ATGGCTCTCATCGTCCAGAAATACGGCGGCACCTCGGTCGGCGACATCGACCGGATCAAGAACGTCGCCCAGCGCATCAAGAAGTCCCGTGACGAGGGACACAGCCTCGTGGTCGTCGTCTCGGCCCGTTCCGGCGTCACGAACGAGCTGATCGCCAAGGCCAAAGCCATCACCGACCGGCCCGACACGCGCGAGATGGACATGCTGTTGGCCATCGGCGAGCAGGAGACCATCGCCCTGACCGCCATGGCGCTGCACGCCATCGGCATCCCGGCCGTTTCCTACACCGGCGCGCAGGCGGGCATCGTCACCGACCAGGTTTTCACCAAGGCCAAAATCAAGCAGATCGCCCCGAAGGGCATCATGGCGGACCTCAAGGCCGGCAAGGTGTGCATCGTCGCCGGCTTCCAGGGCATCAACGAGCACGGGCAGATCACCACGCTCGGCCGCGGCGGCTCCGACCTCACCGCCATCGCGCTCGCCGCCGCCTGCAAGGCCGACAAGTGCGAGATCTACACCGATGTGGACGGCGTCTATACGACCGACCCGCGCATCGTGAAGGAGGCGAAGAAAATCCAGGAGATCAGCTACGACGAGATGCTCGAACTCGCCAGCCTCGGCTCCAAGGTCATGCAGTCGCGCTCCGTCGAGTTCGCCAAGAAATACGGCGTCGTGTTCGAGGTCCGCTCCAGTTTCAACCACAACCCGGGAACCATCGTGAAAGAAGAAGTCGCCTCCATGGAAAAAGTAGTCGTCCGCGGCGTCGCCGTGGACAAGGACCAGGCCAAGGTCGTCATCACCGGCCTGCCGGACAAGCCGTCCGCCGCCGCGACCATCTTCACGGCGCTCGCCGAGGCCACCATCAACGTGGACATGATCGTGCAGAACGCCGCGCACACCGGCGTGGCCGACATCACCTTCACCGTGCAGCGCGACGAGGCCCAGAACGCCGTGCGCGTGCTGCCGGCCGTGCTCAAGAAGCTCGGCGGTGGCGAGATCAAGGCTTTCGACAACATCGCCAAGCTCTCCGTGGTCGGCGTCGGCATGCGCACGCACGCCGGTGTGGCCGCCACGCTCTTCACCGCGCTGGGCGAGAAGGGCATCAATCTCCAGCTCATCAGCACCTCGGAGATCAAGATCACCGTCGCCGTGGACCGCGCCAAGGCCGACGAGGCCGTGCGCGCCGCCCACGCGGCGTTCGGGCTGGAGAAGTGA
- the plsY gene encoding glycerol-3-phosphate 1-O-acyltransferase PlsY codes for MLLGLLVAAIIGYFLGALPFGAIVARAHGVDIFKEGSGNPGATNVKRVLGEKFGAKGKRAGNLVFALDVLKGALAAAWALLERTGGTVNYTIDRWGIDTAGHLAGADWRLIGLTGAVAAVLGHSFSIFTKFKGGKGVATAAGGVLVLVPVSCLIGAAVWVVTFYATRYVSLGSILAAVAVPVASWLRGNPVYLNVVVTALGLFVIIRHRENIKRLMAGTESKFAKKTAPTQ; via the coding sequence ATGCTCCTCGGACTCCTCGTCGCCGCCATCATCGGATACTTTCTCGGGGCCTTGCCTTTCGGGGCGATCGTGGCCCGGGCGCACGGCGTCGATATCTTCAAGGAAGGCAGCGGCAACCCCGGCGCCACGAACGTCAAGCGCGTGCTCGGCGAGAAGTTCGGCGCCAAGGGCAAGCGCGCGGGCAACCTGGTGTTCGCGCTCGATGTGCTGAAAGGCGCGCTGGCGGCCGCCTGGGCGCTGCTGGAGCGGACCGGCGGCACGGTGAACTACACCATCGACAGGTGGGGAATCGACACCGCCGGACACCTCGCGGGTGCCGACTGGCGCCTCATCGGTTTGACCGGTGCCGTGGCCGCGGTGCTCGGGCACTCGTTCTCGATTTTCACCAAGTTCAAGGGCGGCAAGGGCGTCGCCACCGCCGCCGGCGGCGTCCTGGTGCTCGTCCCCGTTTCCTGCCTGATCGGCGCCGCCGTGTGGGTGGTCACGTTCTACGCCACGCGCTACGTCTCCCTCGGCTCGATTCTCGCCGCCGTCGCCGTGCCTGTGGCCAGTTGGTTGCGCGGCAACCCGGTTTACCTCAACGTCGTCGTCACCGCGCTGGGCCTTTTCGTCATCATTCGCCACCGGGAGAACATCAAGCGCCTGATGGCCGGCACAGAGAGCAAGTTTGCGAAGAAGACGGCTCCGACGCAGTGA
- the serA gene encoding phosphoglycerate dehydrogenase: MKILVADKISPKGVAFLRAQKGFEVVEAYGSSPAKVLELVKDVQAIAVRSETKITAEVIAAAPLLKVVGRAGVGVDNVDVDAATERGVIVMNTPSGNTIATAELTFTHILCGARPVPQAAQSMRDGKWDRKSFSGIELFKKTLGVIGLGRIGAEVAKRAQAFGMTVVAYDPYLAPSRAKAMQIEAVSLDDLLKQADYITVHMPLTEQTQYMIDEAALAKCKKGVRLFNCARGGIIKEAALVAALKSGHVAAAGLDVFEEEPLAADHELRKFPNVSLTPHLGASTAEAQDAVGVEVAEQIADVLAGGVIRNAVNMPSLDAATLKLIGPYLELGGKLGTLVQQLATDRVEKLRITYFGKIVELDANPVTRAVQRGFLSRISSESLNFINAPVVLERLGVQAEVVKSNAETDYTELMLVEAVTAGGEVFSAAGTLLGKGNSPRIVALNGREIEAEPKGALLVYVNHDEPGIIGMVGTLLGREKVNIAAMSLSRNNAGGTALCVLNLDSVPTEATVKELTSHRAIKQAQVVNL; encoded by the coding sequence ATGAAAATCCTCGTTGCCGACAAGATCTCACCCAAGGGCGTTGCCTTCCTGCGTGCGCAGAAAGGCTTTGAAGTAGTCGAGGCATACGGCTCTTCCCCGGCCAAGGTGCTGGAGTTGGTGAAGGATGTGCAGGCGATCGCGGTCCGCTCGGAGACCAAGATCACGGCCGAGGTCATCGCCGCCGCGCCGCTGCTGAAGGTCGTGGGCCGCGCCGGCGTGGGCGTGGACAACGTGGACGTCGATGCCGCCACCGAGCGTGGCGTGATCGTGATGAACACGCCCTCGGGCAACACGATTGCCACCGCCGAGCTGACCTTCACCCACATCCTGTGCGGCGCCCGTCCGGTGCCCCAGGCCGCGCAGTCCATGCGCGACGGCAAGTGGGACCGCAAGAGCTTCTCGGGCATCGAGCTGTTCAAGAAGACGCTCGGTGTCATCGGTCTCGGCCGCATCGGCGCCGAGGTCGCCAAGCGCGCGCAGGCCTTCGGCATGACCGTTGTGGCCTATGATCCCTATCTCGCCCCGAGTCGCGCCAAGGCCATGCAGATCGAGGCCGTATCGCTCGACGACCTGCTCAAGCAGGCGGACTACATCACGGTCCATATGCCGCTGACCGAGCAGACCCAATACATGATCGACGAGGCCGCCTTGGCAAAGTGCAAGAAGGGCGTTCGCCTCTTCAACTGCGCCCGCGGCGGCATCATCAAGGAGGCCGCCCTTGTGGCCGCGCTCAAGTCCGGCCACGTCGCCGCCGCCGGCCTCGATGTGTTCGAGGAGGAGCCGCTTGCTGCCGACCACGAGCTGCGCAAGTTCCCCAACGTTTCCCTCACGCCGCACCTCGGTGCCTCGACCGCCGAAGCGCAGGACGCCGTGGGCGTGGAGGTCGCCGAGCAGATCGCCGACGTGCTCGCCGGCGGCGTCATCCGCAACGCCGTCAACATGCCCTCGCTCGACGCCGCGACCCTCAAGCTCATCGGGCCTTACCTCGAACTTGGCGGCAAGCTCGGCACGCTGGTGCAGCAGCTGGCCACCGACCGCGTCGAGAAGCTCCGCATCACCTACTTTGGCAAGATCGTCGAGCTCGACGCCAACCCCGTCACGCGCGCCGTGCAGCGCGGCTTCCTCAGCCGCATCAGCAGCGAGAGCCTGAACTTCATCAACGCCCCCGTGGTGCTCGAGCGCCTCGGCGTGCAGGCCGAGGTCGTGAAGTCCAACGCCGAGACCGACTACACCGAGCTGATGCTGGTCGAGGCGGTCACCGCAGGTGGCGAGGTTTTCTCGGCCGCCGGCACGCTCCTCGGCAAGGGCAACAGCCCGCGCATCGTGGCCCTCAACGGCCGCGAGATCGAGGCCGAGCCGAAGGGCGCGTTGCTCGTCTATGTGAACCACGACGAGCCGGGCATCATCGGCATGGTCGGCACCCTGCTCGGCCGCGAGAAGGTGAACATCGCCGCCATGTCGCTGAGCCGTAACAACGCCGGCGGCACCGCGCTCTGCGTGCTCAATCTCGACAGCGTTCCCACGGAAGCGACGGTTAAGGAGTTGACCAGCCATCGGGCCATCAAACAGGCTCAGGTCGTCAATCTCTGA
- a CDS encoding alkene reductase, with translation MSLLHQPLKVGAWSLPNRVIMAPLTRCRAGAGRVPTELMAEYYVQRASAGFILSEATAVDPMGVGYPDTPGIWSEEQLAGWKKVTAAVHEAGGRILLQLWHVGRISDPIYLNGALPVAPSAIAPSGHVSQVRPIKPYVTPRALELSELAGIVAAYRRGADNALRAGFDGVEIHGANGYLLDQFLQDRTNHRTDDYGGPVENRARLALEVTDAAISVWGADRVGYHLAPRGDSHDMGDSDPAATFGYLARELGRRKIAFLCARESLDLPRLGPGLKRAFGGVYIANQGLTAATAAQVLAAGEADAVAWGKLFIANPDLPHRLKIGAPLNEPDNGTFYGGTARGYTDYPTLAA, from the coding sequence ATGTCACTTCTGCATCAGCCCTTGAAGGTCGGCGCATGGTCGCTGCCGAATCGCGTTATCATGGCCCCGCTCACCCGCTGCCGCGCGGGTGCCGGACGGGTGCCCACCGAGCTTATGGCCGAATACTACGTCCAGCGCGCGTCGGCCGGTTTCATCCTGAGCGAGGCGACCGCGGTGGATCCGATGGGCGTGGGTTATCCCGACACGCCGGGCATCTGGTCGGAGGAACAGTTGGCGGGTTGGAAGAAAGTCACGGCGGCGGTGCATGAGGCGGGTGGACGCATCCTGCTTCAATTGTGGCACGTCGGCCGGATCTCGGACCCGATCTATTTGAATGGTGCGTTGCCCGTCGCTCCGAGCGCGATTGCGCCTTCCGGACACGTCAGCCAGGTCCGGCCAATCAAGCCGTATGTCACCCCGCGGGCGCTGGAGTTGTCCGAACTCGCGGGCATCGTGGCGGCTTACCGGCGCGGAGCGGATAATGCCCTGCGCGCCGGCTTCGACGGCGTCGAGATCCACGGGGCCAACGGCTACCTGCTCGACCAGTTCCTGCAGGACCGCACGAACCATCGCACGGATGACTACGGCGGCCCCGTCGAGAATCGTGCGCGTCTCGCGCTCGAGGTCACCGACGCCGCGATCAGCGTATGGGGGGCGGATAGGGTGGGGTATCATCTCGCCCCGCGCGGCGACTCGCATGACATGGGCGACAGCGACCCGGCCGCGACGTTCGGCTACCTCGCGCGTGAACTCGGGCGGCGCAAGATCGCCTTCCTGTGTGCCCGCGAATCGCTCGATTTGCCGCGTCTGGGTCCGGGACTGAAGCGTGCTTTTGGTGGGGTTTACATCGCGAACCAGGGTTTAACTGCCGCAACGGCAGCGCAGGTGCTCGCGGCGGGAGAGGCGGATGCCGTGGCTTGGGGCAAATTGTTCATCGCCAACCCCGATCTGCCGCATCGCCTGAAGATCGGCGCACCCTTGAACGAGCCGGATAACGGCACGTTTTACGGCGGCACTGCGCGGGGTTACACCGACTATCCGACATTGGCGGCCTGA
- a CDS encoding SGNH/GDSL hydrolase family protein, whose protein sequence is MKHPVLPRLLLHFTLLSTLLALFASAAPEAWLKEIDALTAHDATQPPAKGGVVFVGSSSIRLWKTLAEDFPGVPVINRGFGGSELADSVFYLDRVVLPYQPRRVVVFAGTNDLKNGRTPEAVAADFKAFRTRLHAALPEAKLLYLSITLAPSRANIHDAMRKANRLIAADCATDPRCTFVDINTPMAGDKPAPGPELFVEDQLHLNPAGYAIWTKVLAPHITAK, encoded by the coding sequence GTGAAACACCCCGTCCTGCCCCGCCTGCTTCTCCACTTCACGCTGCTCTCCACTTTGCTCGCCCTGTTCGCGTCCGCCGCGCCCGAGGCCTGGCTCAAGGAAATCGACGCGCTCACCGCCCACGACGCCACCCAGCCTCCGGCCAAGGGCGGCGTCGTCTTTGTGGGCAGTTCGTCCATCCGTCTGTGGAAAACACTGGCCGAGGATTTTCCCGGCGTCCCGGTGATCAATCGCGGGTTTGGCGGGTCCGAGTTGGCCGACAGCGTTTTCTACCTCGATCGCGTCGTGCTGCCCTACCAGCCGCGACGTGTGGTCGTGTTCGCCGGGACTAATGACCTCAAGAACGGCAGGACGCCCGAGGCGGTCGCCGCCGACTTCAAGGCTTTCCGCACCAGGCTGCACGCCGCGCTGCCCGAGGCGAAGCTGCTCTACCTTTCCATCACGCTCGCGCCCTCACGGGCCAATATCCATGACGCCATGCGCAAGGCCAACCGGCTCATCGCCGCCGACTGCGCCACCGACCCGCGCTGCACCTTCGTGGACATCAACACGCCAATGGCCGGCGACAAACCCGCCCCCGGTCCGGAACTGTTCGTCGAGGACCAGCTGCACCTCAACCCCGCCGGCTACGCCATCTGGACCAAGGTCCTCGCGCCGCATATCACGGCCAAGTAA
- a CDS encoding HD domain-containing protein, producing MSSVFSVGNPSSLSPAERFRRQIAFITEVDKLKEIFRQTILTQSRRAENSAEHSWHFALMIIVLAEHSNHQPLDVLRILKMVLIHDLVEIDAGDTFAYDTKNMADQHAREARAADRIFGLLPPDQTAEFRALWDEFEARATPEARFAAACDRFHPMLLNCLTDGHAWQKHGVTHDRVRARNAHVAEGSTAIWEYAVKMIDDAVAKGHLAPGPKS from the coding sequence GTGTCTTCTGTGTTTTCCGTGGGCAACCCATCATCCCTCTCCCCCGCCGAACGTTTCCGCCGTCAGATCGCCTTCATCACCGAAGTGGACAAGCTGAAGGAGATTTTTCGGCAGACCATCCTCACGCAGAGCCGCCGCGCCGAAAACAGCGCCGAACACTCCTGGCACTTCGCGCTCATGATCATCGTGCTCGCGGAGCATTCCAACCACCAGCCGCTCGACGTGCTGCGCATCCTCAAGATGGTGCTCATCCACGACCTCGTGGAAATCGACGCCGGTGACACCTTTGCCTACGACACGAAAAACATGGCCGACCAGCACGCGCGCGAGGCCCGCGCCGCCGACCGGATCTTCGGCCTGCTGCCGCCGGACCAAACCGCGGAGTTTCGCGCGTTGTGGGACGAGTTTGAAGCGCGGGCGACTCCCGAGGCACGCTTCGCCGCCGCCTGCGACCGGTTTCACCCGATGCTGCTCAACTGCCTCACCGACGGCCACGCTTGGCAGAAGCACGGCGTCACCCACGACCGCGTCCGCGCCCGCAACGCCCACGTCGCCGAAGGTTCTACCGCGATCTGGGAATACGCCGTGAAGATGATCGACGACGCCGTCGCCAAGGGCCACCTCGCCCCGGGTCCGAAATCTTGA